One part of the Prunus persica cultivar Lovell chromosome G5, Prunus_persica_NCBIv2, whole genome shotgun sequence genome encodes these proteins:
- the LOC18777163 gene encoding scarecrow-like protein 22 yields MPFHFQQGKGVLEIANTSLASIFTDNINSNSNKYLSQKDDCFFYNNSFVSSEPNSVLHMRRSPSPPTSASTLSSSFNGGGGGGGDKTTPLAAETSPPVGPASTKDEWACELQSIPSGGLEAVTGSGGVERCGLGLGGLEDWETMLSGTAASPGQDQSLLRWIAGDVDDTSFGLKQLLQSGNQNGSNNNNSNPLDFDGNAGLGIVDQGPGFDLIGSSVSGTSVSGPNFGFSSSGFVSNGNNSSNGKVGFVPGSSGLLNYKVSNVGFMHNNNSGGGNSVNCNIQNPIFFNSSNTMALPVSLPLGHVVYQQQQFESSPDEKPQILNPQLFMNNQNQQSQLSQNPNFFMPLAYAQQEQHHLLQSQAKRHNSGGIVDPGSHQIQKVQFSDPGHEFLLRKHQQQQQQQFGYPQGMQFLPQQHHVPQKPLMVPKPKVAVGHGEEMAHQQQLQHTLLDQLYKAAELVGTGNFSHAQGILARLNHQLSPVGKPLQRAAFYFKEALQLLLLMNNPATSPPPRTPTPFDVIFKMGAYKVFSEVSPLIQFVNFTCNQALLEAVSDTDQIHIVDFDIGFGAHWASFMQELPVRNRGATAPSLRITAFASPSTHHPVELGLMRDNLTQFANEIGISFELEVVNFDSLDQSSYSLPIFRANDNETVAVNFPIWSTSNQPAALPNLLRFVKQLSPKIMVSLDRGCDRSDLPFPQHILQALQSYINLLESLDAVNVTSDAVNKIERFLLQPKIESTVLGRLRTPDKMPLWKTLFASAGFTPVPFSNFTETQAECVVKRTPARGFHVEKRQESLVLCWQRRELISASAWRC; encoded by the coding sequence ATGCCCTTTCATTTTCAGCAAGGGAAGGGGGTCTTAGAAATCGCAAATACAAGCTTAGCTTCAATTTTCACAGACAACatcaacagcaacagcaacaagtACTTGAGCCAGAAAGACGACTGCTTTTTCTACAACAACAGCTTTGTGAGCAGCGAACCCAACTCTGTTCTTCATATGAGAAGAAGCCCGAGCCCACCCACTTCTGCATCGACTCTCTCTTCGTCTTTCAACGGcggcggtggtggtgggggTGACAAAACGACGCCGCTGGCGGCGGAGACATCGCCTCCGGTGGGACCCGCGTCGACCAAAGACGAGTGGGCCTGCGAGCTTCAATCGATTCCGAGCGGCGGGTTGGAGGCCGTGACTGGATCAGGAGGCGTCGAGAGATGCGGGCTTGGGCTTGGTGGGTTGGAGGACTGGGAGACCATGCTCTCCGGAACGGCGGCGTCTCCGGGTCAAGACCAGTCACTTCTCCGGTGGATCGCTGGGGATGTGGACGACACGTCGTTTGGGCTCAAGCAGCTCCTGCAGAGCGGGAACCAGAAcggcagcaacaacaacaacagcaaccCTCTTGATTTTGACGGCAATGCCGGTTTGGGAATCGTCGATCAGGGCCCGGGTTTCGACCTAATCGGAAGCAGCGTTTCGGGCACGAGCGTTTCGGGGCCGAATTTCGGGTTTTCCAGTTCTGGGTTTGTGAGCAACGGCAATAATAGCAGTAATGGGAAGGTGGGTTTTGTGCCTGGCTCTTCGGGGTTGCTAAATTACAAGGTTTCAAATGTTGGGTTCATGCACAACAACAACAGTGGTGGGGGCAACAGTGTCAATTGCAACATTCAAAACcccattttctttaattcatcAAACACTATGGCTCTTCCTGTTTCTTTGCCTCTTGGTCATGTGGTTTACCAGCAGCAACAGTTTGAGAGCAGCCCAGATGAGAAGCCTCAGATTCTGAACCCACAGCTGTTCATGAACAACCAGAATCAGCAGTCTCAGCTTTCTCAAAATCCAAACTTTTTTATGCCACTGGCTTATGCCCAGCAAGAACAACACCACCTGCTTCAGTCCCAGGCCAAGCGCCACAACTCGGGTGGAATTGTAGACCCTGGCTCGCATCAGATCCAAAAAGTTCAGTTTTCTGATCCAGGTCATGAGTTTTTGCTGAGAAaacatcagcagcagcagcagcagcaatttGGGTATCCTCAAGGCATGCAATTTCTGCCTCAGCAGCATCATGTTCCGCAGAAGCCATTGATGGTGCCGAAGCCGAAGGTTGCGGTGGGCCATGGTGAAGAAATGGCTCACCAGCAACAGCTCCAGCATACTTTGCTCGACCAGCTCTATAAGGCCGCAGAGCTGGTAGGGACTGGGAACTTTTCACACGCGCAAGGGATATTGGCGCGGCTCAATCACCAGCTTTCCCCTGTTGGAAAGCCCCTTCAGAGGGCTGCTTTCTATTTCAAGGAGGCTTTGcaactcctcctcctcatgAACAATCCAGCTACCTCTCCTCCACCAAGAACCCCAACCCCATTTGATGTCATCTTCAAAATGGGTGCTTACAAAGTGTTCTCTGAAGTTTCTCCACTCATTCAGTTTGTCAATTTCACCTGCAACCAGGCTCTTCTTGAGGCCGTCTCAGACACAGATCAGATTCACATTGTCGATTTTGATATTGGGTTTGGTGCTCATTGGGCTTCCTTTATGCAGGAGCTTCCTGTCAGGAATAGGGGAGCTACTGCCCCTTCACTCAGAATCACTGCATTTGCCTCTCCTTCGACTCACCACCCGGTTGAGCTCGGGCTTATGCGTGATAATCTAACCCAATTTGCCAATGAGATTGGGATAAGTTTTGAGCTTGAAGTGGTTAACTTTGATTCTCTGGACCAGAGCTCTTACTCCCTGCCCATTTTTCGAGCCAACGATAATGAGACAGTTGCTGTGAATTTCCCCATTTGGTCTACTTCAAATCAACCGGCTGCGTTGCCCAATCTCCTTCGCTTTGTGAAGCAACTGTCTCCCAAAATTATGGTGTCCTTGGATAGAGGGTGTGATAGAAGTGACCTTCCATTCCCGCAGCACATTCTGCAGGCCCTCCAGTCCTACATAAACCTTTTGGAATCTCTTGATGCGGTTAATGTGACCTCAGATGCTGTGAACAAGATTGAGAGGTTCCTCCTTCAGCCGAAGATTGAGAGCACTGTTCTAGGGCGTCTTCGAACCCCGGACAAAATGCCCCTTTGGAAAACGCTTTTTGCCTCTGCCGGTTTCACCCCTGTACCCTTCAGTAACTTTACTGAAACGCAGGCAGAATGTGTGGTGAAGAGGACTCCAGCAAGGGGATTTCATGTGGAGAAGCGTCAAGAGTCACTTGTTCTATGCTGGCAGCGTCGAGAGCTCATCTCCGCTTCAGCCTGGAGGTGCTGA